The DNA window TACTTGAGGTCTATCACTGCACAGTTTGTACTCTGTCCCCAGAATCAGTctgtttctcctcctcttctggaTAAACACATAGAAACAAAATTATCATCCAGCAAAGGTTGTGGCAATATGTGTGCAAAGTTGATCGTGGAAAATCAATAAGaaagacataaaataaaaataaaaataaaaaaataaatcccaAACAGGTCTTTTTATTTAACATAAGGCCAAAGAAGCTATCAGGCGTTGCTGAATACTGTCCACTAACTGTACAAAATATTGACTGCATGCCTCGCAAACACCAAAATATCCGCTGGAATGCCATAGAAATAAATAACTTCTGCTATAAACACATGAAAACATATCAAACTGTTATCTCTTTAAACATattgtaaataaaaaaattaccagTACTTCTAcacaataaatattaagaaaccaTTGACATAGTTGAAATGCACTCATATAAATTAACAACTTTAATTACATTAGCCAAACAGACATTGGTTAAAGAACTGCATGtagtatgcaaaaaaaaaataataataaaggacccacaaaataaaaataaaaacaaacaaacaaacaacatcaACCACAGAACATaaagttttaaaacaaaacagGCTTCAGATTATCTTggctttcataattatatttttcttttaaagaaaaatatcaacCCATTGTCAATGCACTGTTTTTCAAAGCATTTAAATAGAGGGTAAAACCCATTGAAAATTAATACAGAAGAAATGATTCACtttatgcataaaaaataaataataatatagcTGAGACATGTGGTTTGCTTCTGCTCTTGAAGATGTGAACAGCTTCTTAGCATTCATTTTCTCTGACCCATACAATAGCTTCTCCGTCATACAGGGTTTAATTTAAACACATACAATGTCCACCCCCAAACCTTCTGCCCACATCTACAAGTTTCATTTATTATGTAGGTTTTCAGGGTGACTAAGTTTTTCTCTACATTGAAAAGGGAAGTTGCCAAAAGGCCCACAGGAACTCATATTTTCAAGGGAACATGATAATTTGAATCTATGTTTAATACAACTGAGACATAtttgctctgctttttttttttttttttttttagagtcacCTCCTAAAGTTCAATCCCAcaagagcagaaaaaaaaattttacttgCTCTACCTTTGAGGAGAATGCAAGGACTTGCCTTGAAAATGGAGTGTGGAATCAATCTTAAACATATGTGAAATTTGCTGGTCTTCTGAGACAAGAAAATCACAACTCGGTGTGCTAGAATTCACTTtacttttttggaaaaaaaaaaagaaaatttcaattcAGTCtacaaaatacttattttttctttaagagaTATACTGAGGGCAAGTGCTTTTCCAGGCTTCTAGAATACGTGTGGGCAAATATTTAGGAGCCCAGATATCAGCCCTAGAGAAGGAGTggagagagagtgggatacaaCACGGCCACCCTTCTATAAGGTAAAACCTACTGCCAAGAACCCAATATGACAGGAATTAAAAGCTGATCATTTTGGCCCCATATGGCTATGTAAAGAGCAGTGGTTCACAGGGCTTTGTATTATTAAAGATGGTAGCAATTCATAATTCTAACACAAGGCCATAAAAATTTAATGAAACAGGGTTAAAGTTTGTGGGTGTGTGACCAACCTATCATTTGATTTCTAATCCAAATATCGTCATATGGAATTTCATTTCACTCAGTTTTATATTGCTATGGCAACTAATCAAACCCCACTTACCACTAGGAGCGAAAGGAAGGACTTAACGAAATGGCAAATTCATTTGAGATGAATGGGAACCCCACATGGCTGCCTTTGCAAGTGCCTGTTCTTTCCTGTGGCCTTGACCATCTCTTAGCACAAGGTGAAGTAGGACTTATTTCCTCACACTATGACCACAGGTTCCAGTATTAGTTCCAGTACCAAAGAAGCAGCAGTTTGAGGCCCTCCAAGATTTTCATAGAAACTGGTGAAGTTGAAATGCCATCTACTTCTTTCCCTAACTTCCCTCCCCATACCTACCTTCCCCACATGCATGATATCCAAGGTCAAAGGAACTTAATTAGAAATCCACTAATGAGCTTCTCATGCAGTACATGTTCTTTCCTGCATAAGACAGGCAGGCCCCTAGAATGTGGTAAGTATATTTGCCCCAGTAATGAGGCAAATTTTCCTACACATAGCCTAATTTTATACTATACTGACAGTATAATTTTTAAGACAAGATAAACCACCTTTTGTAATATTTGGTTTCTCACTGATATTTCGTTTTTCTaaaactcctttttaaaaaatctatggaTTGACATAAGGCTAAAAGCTTCAACATcttacaaaatactgatgaatgtAATTTTTCTCAATTAgaaatttttctgattttttcaaaTGTTTGCAGTTTCAAACAAGTCAGTAAAAAGAAGGCTCTGTATTTTCATCAGCACATAAATGAATGACTTATTAGCTGTTCTAGGCAAGCAAAATACTGAATAAATTAAAAACTTAGCTTTAAGCAATACTTTGAGATTTATaagacaaatattttttccctttttgcATCTGAATTGATACATACAAACTTACATATCGAGTTTTGAATGTAAATTAAATATTAGAAATTCATACTGCTGCCCTTATCCAAACTTTTTTTTAACCCTTCTCTTCCTTAACTCCCATTCTCTTATACGTCTTCCTCCAAATTATTTAAGTACTAACATTACTTAATCTAGTGGGTGCAAGTAATATCTCTCAAAATCAGGCCTACACCATAAAAAAAATGCACTCAACTCTTTTATTCTGGTCTacagattaattttttttccGAAAAAGTTTCTGATTTAAGATTGATTCCAATAGATAATaaatagaaattgaaaaaaaattaacctaCAGTTTTGATTAATATCCTGTTTTCCCCACAGGGGATAACTTGTAGGGGTGGTGGGGACAAGAAAGAGGAGGGAGTTTGATCCCTGTACATTTAAAGAGGGCCTTGTTGAATATTCACTGGAATTTCCAGACTTTTTCccaaccaaatttttgaaatgtgCCCACCTAGTTCAGAGTAAAAGCAAAAACTATAGCCTATCCTTCTTAAAAATACTGTGTTTTGCACACAAACATTCATTGCTTTAagaacattaaaaaatgacagcctGAAGTGCTTAAAATGTGTATGGACATGGtacaatacatgtatatatacatacagataTGCGTATGCACAAgcaatgtatatatacacatacaagcaTGTAGTCTCATGAATTTGAACTTGATATCCAACAGTGTACAACTACTGCACatccagtatgaaatgtcctgttTCATGGATGTAAAAAGAGTCAAAAACCAAACTTCTCAGGGCTTTTAAGCCTGAACACAATCCCCCCTACTCAACCTTGAATATCAACCCCTGACTCATTGATGGTAAATGATACCAACCACAGACAGACTGTTTAAAGGCTCACACAAATGTCTTTGGTGTATGTGTCTATTTTTTTAaggtacaaaataataataataattataattataataataaaaatagctaTTTTGTGTGCTGTAGCAGTTCTTTTATAGCTCACATTAAGTGCAGCTCTtaaaccccacccccacccccacccaaagAAAATACTTGTTAAATAAGGATTAGACAGGTCAAACACCATTGTAGTGCAAATAGTAaacgataaaaaaaaaaaaaaaaaaaacaacatttacaaaatatagaaatgttTGGATCCAACAGATGGACAAACATATTCCTTTCAAGTATCTCTccttgaagaaaataaaaattaatcaggTTACTTCCGATACAAAAAAGTCTCTCTTTTTGTTCTCTCTCAGGTAAACAGTTTCAAACCTATTAGGTTGCATAGTTCTAAGATCATAAGCACCTTAACGAAATGTAACTTGGTATTCTTTTTTCCTTGATCTTTCATTCTTCCCATTCttgttctcaattttttttttttaatgttggtttttttgttttgtcttgttgcgAAAGTGGTGCAGAAAAAGAAAGTGTGACCACCTGCACACGCCTGTTCTTTTactggtatgtgtgtgtatgtggtgtgtgGAAACGCCTGTGTGGGCATGTCTGGTGACGTATGCAGACATAGTGTCACACAGACATGCATGTGACCTGGGTAGCTGGGTGGGACTGGCCCTTCCAAACTCATGGCTTTCTAGACATAATTTGGGTCATGCTAGTCCACGGTTACTGCAGACTAGACAAGGTGACTTGGAGCTCACAGGGGAACCGCAAGGGGGGGAGAGGACAATACCCGGTTAAACAACTGAGGTCATCAGTTTGATTTCGGAAGAAATGAAGGGTACaaccttctccctttccctcccaattCCTGTCTCCTTCACTGCTTCATCTCTGAGCCCTggctaaggattttttttttttttttcccacatcctccttCATCTATTTCATCATGTTTTtagtttttgtctcttttttttttgttcatttttttgttttttgtttttttgtttgttttttcatttctattttttctggTTGTTAAACTCAGaaaccttaaattttttttttttcttcattttgccACTGTCTTCTCTGGACAACCCTAGTTCCCTTCCACCCCTCCCCCCAAGGGTGGGTGACTCTAGGAACACCCACACTCCTCCACAATCATGTTCTGAATGTCCTTTTTGATGATGTTTTGCCCATCGTCATAGTACAGCATGGACATGGGCCTCAGCTTGGTGGGCACACAGCACGACTTGAGGTTGGCAAAGGGGCTGTGACCCCGCATGCGGTAGTGGTTGATGACTGTCGAGTGAAAGGACAGTGAGGACCCCGACGTGCCTGCTATGTGGCTCGGGCACTCACCCTCGCAGTAGTTGGCATGATAGCCCGAGGGAGCGATGATCCAGTCGTTCCAGCCAATGTCCTTGAAGCTGACAAAGAACTGTTTCTTACAGCAGATGTTGACCTTGCCGTCACACTCCAGGCCCCGCCGTCGCCGGCGGTGAGGGTGGTCTTCTGACTGCCGAGCCTGCAGCATGAGGAAAGGTCTGTGTGACTGCTCCTTCTCCTCATCTGCTGCTCCTTCACCTCCATCCTTCTTCTTCCCATCCCCgtcctcttctttcttcttcttctttcccaGGAGCACCAGGCTGGCGCCGCTCTCCTGGCACTGCTCACAGGCAATCCGCACATCCAGGGAGCTCTTGCCCTGGTCCAGCAATCGCTGGATGCTGCTGGAGACAGGAAAGATGTGCCAGGTGCTCTTCCGAGCATCCACCACCTTCTCAGATAGCAACAGTTCACTCCTCTCCCCCTTTAAGCCTACTTCCTCGGCCTCATCCCCTGTGTCCAAGCTGCCCTGTGGGTGCTTCTGCTGCTGAAAGAGGCGGATGGTAACTTTGGTCCTGGTTCTGTTGGCCTTGGGGACTTTCAGGAAGAGCCAGATTTCTGCACGCTCCACCACAGACAGGTCGCTGCCTTCCTTGGAAATCTCAAAGTGCAGAGTCTTCCTGGCTGTGCCTGAAGACAAAACGCAGCACAAGATAGAACAGGAACAGTTGTTAATTCCAGTGTTTGCATCTACTCACTATTTTTCCAGGCAAGCAAGAGTCTTCTGCTATAGATGGTCTAAAACAGGTGACAGCAAATTACAGCCCATTGACCAAATCCATTTCAGAGAGGCCCTTAAGATTGGTTTTTATATTCTTAAATGATTGAAGAGAAAACTCATATTTTGTAACATGGGAAATTCAAACTTTAGTGTCCATAAATAAAGTTCTACGGCAACAACTACACTCatttctttctaagttgcttaaggccacaTTTGCACTATAATACAGAATTTAGTAGCTATAAGACTCTGGACCAATAGCCTAAAATATTTGCCCTTTGACctctgatggaaaaaaaaaaaagtttgcaatCCCTTGTTTTAGAATGAAGAGGGCCTGCTGTCCTGTGTCTGTTGCCTCACTGCTTAATCTCAATTTCAtcttctataaaatgggaatgacATAATGATATTTGACCTATTATCTCACAGGTTCAGAAGGaccaaataagaaaacaaaatgaaaacactCCACACACTCTAGAAAGCTATAGGAATAGTCTCACAAAAACAGGTGAACACCCTCTCCCCCACCCGGAAGTATAGCTCAGTATGGGCAGCACTTTGAGCTGGCCTCCCCTTCCCTGTCACCACCCTGCCCTCACTCCTCTATCACCTCTCTCCTTGGGTCACTCACTATAGCAGGCTTTTCTTTAAAGTGGCCTCTGTAGCATCCAGTCAGGCTCTTCCCAGTCCTTTTTCCATTAAGCTGCTAAAGGATTCTTCCCCAAAGATGGATCTGATCACACCACCCCTCTCTTTTGAGTCCTTTCCTGACTTCCTATAGCTCTCCACATCCAAAGGCAACTGCCCAGGACTTTGAACTCTGTGTCAGCCTTCAACTCCAGCTCTTGCCCAGCACCCCGCTCTCAGTGGTCCAGTTTCAAGGTATTTCCTTGAGGGGTAATGAATCCCATGCTGTGGCTCACCTGTAGGCAGTGACACCTGCTGTCCCTGCTGCCTGGATACTGCTGCCCCATCCCCAGCTCACCACCCTGAGTGGCTAATCTTAATAACGAAATGTTTCAGTTTGGACTGATTGGACTACACTCCTCCAAAAGCTTTCCCTCTCATCTTTTTGTCCACCCTCTTGCCAGTCTAGTTTAGGATGCCTGAGGTCTGAGGTcttatttaaatatctcattcaCTGCCATAGTCTAGAACAGAGTAGTGTAGAACAGAGTAGACAATTACTTGATCACTACTTAACAAATGGAGGCATTCTTAGCTTTGAGTTCTATTAAAGTAAGAGCCACCTTCTACCTCTGAATCCTTCACTTTGCCTCTGCCCCTTTATAATGTACTAAATGAGCAcccaaaacatatttcaactgggaACGGCTGCTAACACAGGGGAAATCCTTGCATTGTCAGAATAGTGGATTCAGCAACCATTCAGTTCTAGCCTAATTCTAAAATTAGAAAgtcatccatttccttttttttttttttcatatgcaccTGTATGTTTTTTATGCAGCACCATTTACTCCAAGAAGCAGGTGTTCTGACTAGAATCCTTTGATTAATCAAATATTTTCCCTCGATTCCCTGTTTACCACTTGGTGGTGTATAGAAACAGGTCCTCTTTACCTGAGCAAGGGGCCTATTTACAACTGTCCACTGTACATGGATCCCAGGTACAAATCTGGG is part of the Callospermophilus lateralis isolate mCalLat2 chromosome 1, mCalLat2.hap1, whole genome shotgun sequence genome and encodes:
- the Inhba gene encoding inhibin beta A chain; translation: MPLLWLRGFLWASCWIIVRSSPTPGSEGHSAAPDCPSCALATLPKDVPNSQPEMVEAVKKHILNMLHLKKRPDVTQPVPKAALLNAIRKLHVGKVGENGYVEIEDDIGRRAEMNELMEQTSEIITFAESGTARKTLHFEISKEGSDLSVVERAEIWLFLKVPKANRTRTKVTIRLFQQQKHPQGSLDTGDEAEEVGLKGERSELLLSEKVVDARKSTWHIFPVSSSIQRLLDQGKSSLDVRIACEQCQESGASLVLLGKKKKKEEDGDGKKKDGGEGAADEEKEQSHRPFLMLQARQSEDHPHRRRRRGLECDGKVNICCKKQFFVSFKDIGWNDWIIAPSGYHANYCEGECPSHIAGTSGSSLSFHSTVINHYRMRGHSPFANLKSCCVPTKLRPMSMLYYDDGQNIIKKDIQNMIVEECGCS